Genomic DNA from Oncorhynchus tshawytscha isolate Ot180627B linkage group LG04, Otsh_v2.0, whole genome shotgun sequence:
gtctgtcaagcgatctatctgtctgtctgtctgtctgtcaagcgatccatcctgtctgtctgtctgtctgtctgtctgtctgtctcaggcaAGCTGATctatctctactgtctgtctgtctgtctgtctgtctgccgatctatctctctgtctgtctgtctgtctggcaagccgatctatctctctgtctgtctgtctgtctgtctgatctatctctactgtctgtctgtctgtctgtctgtctgtctgtctgatccttctcctctgtctgtctgtctgtctggcttgtTATCACTATATTTCTGAAGAGATCTCAGGGGTCTGTCTTTTGTTTTCTGATATACATAATCTAGTCTGTGCTCATAGTTCACCAACTCTAAAAAGAGACACAGTCCATCAATATTCAACAACAATTGGTCTGTTTATTTTTCAAGAAgagtgtactgtctgtctgtctgtctgtctggcaagctgatctatctctgtctgtctgtctggcaagcgatccatctcctctgtctgtctgtctgtcaggcaaGCGGATctatctctactgtctgtctgtctatctctactgtctgtctgtctgtcaggcaatccatctcctctgtctgtctgtgtctgtctgtctgtctgtctgtctgtctgtctgtctgtctgtctgtctgtctgtctgtctgtctgtcgtctgtctatctgtctgtctgtctatctctactgtctgtctgtctgtctgtctgtctgtctgtctgtctgtctggcaagcgatccttctcctctgtctgtctgtctgtgtccttgttATCACTATATTTTTGAAGAGATGAACACCAGGGGAGCACTTTTGAAGTTCAAGCagttcacttttgttttgagacCCAAAAAGTGCTTTATAGATATACATAATCACATTAGTAGGACCCTGTGCTCATAGTTCACCAACTCTAAAAGGAGACACAGTGCAAACCATCAATATTCAACAACAATTGGTAAACCTTTGGTTTATTTTTCAAGAAgagtgtactgtctgtctgtctgtctgtctgtctggcaagcAATCtatctcgtctgtctgtctgtctgtctggcaagcgatccatctcctctgtctgtctgtctgtgtcagtctgGCAAGCGGATctatctctactgtctgtctgtctgtcaggcaaGCCGATctatctctactgtctgtctgtctgtctggcaagcaatccatctctgtctgtctgtctgtctgtctgtctgtctgtctggcaagcCGATctatctctactgtctgtctgtctgtctggcaagcgatccatctcctctgtctgtctgtctgtctgtctgtctgtctgtctgtctgtctgtctgtctgtctgtctggcaagcgatccatctcctctgtctgtctgtctgtctggcaagctgatctatctctatctatctctataggGCATACAAGCtgatctatctctatctatctctataggGCATACAATGTCATATGGTTCGAATGCTTTGAACCCAAGATTGTTCAAGATGGTAGGAATTCATGAGAGCTCAATGGTAGAAAACAATATCTATCTGGGTATTATTGGATATGGTGGATAGAAGGACGTGCCTAGACGCGCATGTGGTTTTGAGAAGTAAAAAACAAAAAGATAGTTGCTCCTAGAGTTTTGGAACAATGTCGCGACGCCTCGTCTTAATGAGCACAAACAAGTTCATGGAGTTCAACGTCATTAGGCTCTTCTCTTTGCCTGACTGCCTCAGTCTGGCTCGCTGGCGTTTGTCTCAAGGCCATTTAGTAATCAAAGGAGAGTTttttttaaaacgttttttttttcttcagcttGAACAGATGAGACTCTTCCCCACCCTGATGTTTTCTTTAAGCTGCACAGCAAAAGAGCAGCTGTACCCAGAGGTGGAACATCATTCAGAGGGACCAGAGCAACCGCTGAGGTGAACTGGAGACCAGCTTCTATGCTAGACTAGCATGCTGAAACTCCAAGGTGACATCCATGGGATGCCAGCTAAAACAAATGGTAGCTATGCCATCCAACCACAAACAGGGTAGAGTGGGCAAACAGAGAAAATCCTGACACTCTTTCACAGAGTAGCATGTAAGTAAGTAAGAATGAAGTTGTACAAATTAGATTTAAGTGGTTTTGGCCAACTGACTATCAGACACCGTGTTTATTGTCACTCTGTGGATGTTCTCACAAAAGGTTGACTCTAGCCACCACTTGTTTGCAGCCATTTTGTGAGTACTGGTGACCCATGGTGGTGAAATAGGACAGTTCCTCCGCCAGCCGCTCGATGTGACCGTGGTCGGGGTAAAACCCCTCTCGTGTCATTTCCTCCAGCAAACACTCCATCACATGGCTTTTTTCAAGAAGCATCAGGGACACGATATCCAACCCCGCCTCTGCCCACAGAGGGTGATGCTCTGCCAGGGTATGCCGCAGAAGAGCTCTGGCTGGCTTCGCAGTGCAGGAGACATTCTGCAGTATGTGTCTGGTGATCTCCTCCTGCCCCAGACTACTGAGGAGGACATAGATGACGTTCAGATGCTCGTTGGTCTGGTTGGGCTGAAGCAGGCCTTGCAGCACGTCCAGCAAAGGAGCCGGCATCAACTCCACCTCGTCTAGCACAAAGACAGGGATCTTCTCCTGAGCCTCGGCATGCTCCACTATCTCCTCCACCCAGAGGGACAACTCTCGGGCGCACTGGCCCACATCACCTGGTACGGGGCAGTGGTGTAGGGTGAAGTACTGCACCACCAGGTCTTCTCCCAGCACCGAGCGGAAGTGGCGGACCAGCAGGCGACCCAGGTGGCTCTTGCCCACCCCGCTGGGGCCATGCAGGGCCAAGGCCAGGGGTTGGGAGTGAGCGTAGGTGGACAGGTAGCCCTGGAGGTGCTCCATCAGCTCTTCTATCGCCCCTTGCTGGCCAAACACTTCCCTGCGTAGCGTCTTGTCCAGGCCTTCCAGGTCATACGGTGCCACATGGTCATCCAGGTTCTCGATGGCATTGTAAACCTGCGAGAGGACGGGAAAGGAAAGTCATTTTTGTAAGTGTTATTGACTGGAATAACATTCCATTCTGTTTATTCTGTTCAATGCCATTAGTAGGAGGACAGATGAGCAGTGGAACACGTTTTACAAATCACATAACTGGGAAAAAAACTGCGCTGTATCCTCATCCACAATGAAACTGAAGCATAATTGGCATTTTCAAAAGCCCTTCCGGCTGTTTTGAGTGTAATTCAACACCATTAGTGGTAACAAaaagaagagaagaaaaaaaaagaagcaatGTATCCTATTGCTATGATGGCAACCGTGGGATATACAGCACTAGGCAAATCATGTGGCTGTGCCTGTACATTAAGCCTAAGGGATGAATGATATCTGTAGTTGGGTAACTAGCGACTGAGAGTGGAATTGATTGGATTGGATTGGAAAACACAGTAAAGAGACAAGTTTAGAGTTGACCTGAAGGGATACGATGATACCGAAGAGGACAAAGAAAGGTTTGGCCCGGCTCCGGTCCTTGTCACTGGGGACGACCTTGCAACAGTTGTTAGGGAAGAGCACACGAgaccctttcctcctcctcctcctgtgggTGGCCTGCTTGACATTGGAGGTGAAGATCTCTGGGGCGGTGGGTGGGCCGGGGCCCATGGAAGGCCTACCTGGGTCGGTGGGTAAGCTGGGGTCGGGGCCCGTGGAGGGTCTACCTGAGGCAACGAGCCCAGTGGCTGAGTCTAGCCGACGTCTCTTCAGAGCCTGGTACTTGGTCCTGATGCGGATCATGGCTTTCAGTTCAGGGGATATCAGCGACGGCCTTGGGTGGATGAGCTTGGCCTTCTGCTCCTCTGTCTTGGCCTCCTCTGAGAAGCTCCCTGAGCTGTCCTCCTTATCTCCCATCTGTCCAACAACAAGACAGAGATGTATAGGACAGAGGGACAGCAGTGTGGACACAGCATGATGtggtatttattaaggatccccattagccaaggcagcaactactcttcctgggggtccaGTAAGCCGCTATGTTCACACAAAGGACAATCACCGTGTAAGAAGCAAAGTTTATCTGAAGGTGAATATGCTTCACACTCTGTTCATTAGTTCATAGTGTCTGCTCAATGACAGATAAACTTTGCACTTGTGGCTATTATCTCTCATTCAGTGCAATATTTTGAACTTAAAATATACACCTATTAGTGTATGATAGATATTAGTTGTGTGTCTATGAATCCCTCTTAACAAGTGAGGAGGCAGGATTTGCGTGACTCCTGAGGTTTGGATGATTTTGGTTAACAAAAACAGGAGTAAATTAGGTCATTAATCATTAAGATTTGGTTTTAACACATGAGGGTGTCTGTGTATTTATAGAggatggtttgtgtgtgtcttctcAGACTCCTCAAGGTAAAGACAAGTGTTTACAGATTCTTAATCTCGCAGACCAACACTTTGACcccacaacaaagtcaagttctTAAATCGGTGAACTACCTGTCACCTGGTGCAGAGAATGTTGAAAAACAACCACCCCATTGACCCCAAAATAACTCCAATACTTTATTGAAA
This window encodes:
- the tor4ab gene encoding torsin family 4, member Ab gives rise to the protein MGDKEDSSGSFSEEAKTEEQKAKLIHPRPSLISPELKAMIRIRTKYQALKRRRLDSATGLVASGRPSTGPDPSLPTDPGRPSMGPGPPTAPEIFTSNVKQATHRRRRRKGSRVLFPNNCCKVVPSDKDRSRAKPFFVLFGIIVSLQVYNAIENLDDHVAPYDLEGLDKTLRREVFGQQGAIEELMEHLQGYLSTYAHSQPLALALHGPSGVGKSHLGRLLVRHFRSVLGEDLVVQYFTLHHCPVPGDVGQCARELSLWVEEIVEHAEAQEKIPVFVLDEVELMPAPLLDVLQGLLQPNQTNEHLNVIYVLLSSLGQEEITRHILQNVSCTAKPARALLRHTLAEHHPLWAEAGLDIVSLMLLEKSHVMECLLEEMTREGFYPDHGHIERLAEELSYFTTMGHQYSQNGCKQVVARVNLL